The DNA window ACGACGACCACGGCGACGGAGACGACCACGACGAACATCACGTCCACCGCGAGGAGTTTCACCACGACCCGATAGCCCACGCGGAAGTGCGTGCGGGCATGACCGTCGGCGAACTGGCCGACGAGTACGGGGCCGCGGGTGTCGGTGCTGCGAACCTCCACAAGGCCGTGGACATCTACGCCGACATGCTCTCCGACGACGTGACCAACTTCTTCGGCCTCGCGGGCGCGATGGTGCCGACCGGCATGCGCAAAATCGTCGCAGACCTCATCCGAGACGGGCACATCGACGCGCTGGTGACGACCGGCGCGAACCTTACCCACGACGCCATCGAGGGCATCGGGGGAAAGCACCACCACGGGAGAGATGAGCAGGACGACAAATCCATGCGCGAACACGACGAGCAACTGCGCGACGAGGAAGTGGACCGAATCTACAACGTCTATCTTCCACAAGAGCACTTCGCGCTGTTCGAGTCCCACCTCCGCTCTGAAGTGTTCCCGAACATCGAGGAGACGGTCACCATCCAGCGCATGGTCGAGGAACTCGGCCGCGCGAACAGCGAGGTGAACGAACGCGAGGGAATCGAGGAGGACGCCGGAATCGCGGCGGCGGCCTACGAGAACGACGTTCCCATCTACTGTCCGGCAGTGCAGGATTCAGTTCTCGGCTTGCAGGCGTGGATGTACTCCCAGACCTCCGATTTCCAACTGGACGCGCTGAAAGACATGACCCACCTCACGGACCTCGCGTTCGAGGCAGAGACTTCCGGCGCGATGGTGGTCGGCGGCGGCGTGCCCAAAAACTACGTCCTTCAGACGATGCTCGTCTCGCCCAAGGCCTACGACTACGCCGTCCAGTTGACGATGGACCCGCCACAGACCGGCGGCCTCTCCGGTGCCACGCTGGACGAAGCGCGCTCGTGGGGCAAACTCGAAAAGGCCGCCCGAAACGTCTCCGTCTACGCCGACGCGACCATCACGCTTCCGCTGGTCGTCGCCGCCGCGCGGGAGCGAATCGAGTAGAGTAATCGAAAATCAGTAGCGGGTAAACGTCCCCGACCCGACTTCGATTTTCACGAGCGTGTTCTCGGGGTAAGCGTCCGCATCCGCACCGTATCGCGGGTTGATTCGCTCGGCGGCTTTGAGCGTCTCCTCCTCGTCCTCGACGACCATCGCCGTTCCCTGCATCGTGACCTTCCACTCCGCCCGTCCGGCGGTGTCCTGCTGGACCGAAACCGCGACGCGCGGGTTCTCACGGATGTTCGCCAGTTTCCGACCGCCGGTGAGAATCGAGACCGTTCCGTCGTCGTAGTGGTACCAGACCGGCGCGACGTGCGGTCTGTCGTCGGAACACGTTGCGAGGTGCGCCATCACGGATTCCTCCGCGAGGCACGCTTCGGCGTCGTCGGGGAGAACGTCTGCCATAGTTGAAGAGAGGGACGGGAGAAGAAAAGCGGTTTCGTAGCGACTCTATTCCTGACAGTTTCGTTCGAGAAGTGCCGGTTACACCGCGTCGTCCGGGTCGTGACGGTCGCGCATGCGCTCCGCTTCCTTCGCGTACCGATCACTGGTTTCGGCGTCGGTGACGGGCGTCAAACGCTCCGATTCGACCGTGATTGCCGCCGTCACTTCCGGTCCCGGCGCGGTTCCGAACCGATTGAACGCCCGCTCTTTCTGCAGGTAGCGAGCACCGTCCGGCGTCGCGTAGACCGTCACCAAGATGTGCGGCGAATCTGCCGAGAACGTCCGTTCGACCATCCAGACCCGTTCGGTCCGCCCCGACTCGGAAACGGCGTGTTCCGACCCGGATTCGTCTACGTGCATGCGGCTATATTCGACCTCCGCGGCCTTGTACACTGACAGTAGTTCCCGGCTCCCGAGAACGGACGGGGCACCCGCAACCCGACGAAGGGCGACGGAAACGCTCTTTTCCCCGGTGTCCCTATCGCCGGATGGCCGATGACGAGAACGGCGTTCCGAACCGGCGTGGCGGCTGGTTATGACGAACCCTATGAGTGCCGAGGCCACCGCGTTTACTCGTCTCGTGTCGACGGTTGGGTCGTTATCAACACGGATAGCACAACGAAGGAATCAATTCCGTGAACATATTGTTTCATAATTTAATCTAGAAAAGATATATATTTATAAACTATATTTTATCTAATGCATATCTGATGAAAATACAGAAGGCAGAAGATCGTTTGTGAAAAAGGCCGCCGCGTCGTTGGTCGTCGGTGGTATAGCGGCGACCGGAACGGCCGCCGCCGCAAAGGAAAACGAACTCATCGTGACGGCACCGGGCAACGGCAGCGGACAATTCGATATCGAAGTTCCGGATTCGGGTGTGGTATACAAGGACAAAGAGCTACTCGACCGAGACCATCTCGAAGTGACAAGTCACGGTACTGCGATTGCCTACGGATACGTCGGTAGCGGTCAGGACCGAATTCTCTTCGACGGCGACCCGGGCGACGTGAATCCCATCGACGTTCCGGCCGATATCGAGACAGAAATCCGATCGCTCTAGAAACAGAACTCGAACGAACGGCAACCGAACCGACATCCGTTTTTTACTAATACGAGAGAACGCGGCTTACTCCATCTCTGGAAGCTGGAAGTCGAAGAGTTGCTCGCGGAGATGGTCCGGCGATTCGGTCTTCCCCCACGTGATGAACGCCTCGACGAGTTCCGGATCGCTGAAATCGACGTGACGGGCATCCTCGTTCCCCCAGTCGTAGACGTGCTTCGGCAGCCACTCGGCGTCGCGCAGTTCGCCGAGGATGACCTCGGCCGCCGCCTCGGCCGACACTTCTCCGGTCGCGTAGTCGTCGAGTGCGACCGATGTGATCTCGAATATCGCACTCGCATCAGGGGCGAACGGCGCTTCGTCGCCCGGTCTGCGTTCGGTGAGCAGGCCGTCGAAGACCGCGCACTCGCCCGATTCGAGGTAGTCGAAACAGTGGCGCTGGATGTAGAGGTCCTCGAACAACATCTGTGCGAGCGCGAACTGTGCCCACGCGTTCCAGACGGCGAAGTCACCGAGCGCCTTGTACGCGTTGCTGACGGTGGCATCGACCGTCTCGGTCTGCTCGCGGTGGAGCTCGTCGAGCCGCTCGAAGCGCTCGGCCGAGAAGTCTTCGGCCTCGAACGCGTCCAATAGGAGGTTCGTCGAGACGAACACCGACTCGAAGGTGTGCACCAGGCCGAGGGAGTACAGCGGGTCAACGAAGCCGTACGTGCTTCCCGTCAGGAAGTGGCGATGGCCGGACGAGCGACTGGCGCTGCGTTGGAGGCGTCCCGTTCGAATCCACGGCATCGTCGGCTCGACACCCTCGAGGTGATGCGCGATACCGGGGAACCGCTCGACGATGCCGAAGAACTCCTCCTCAGGGGTCACGGACTCATCGACCGGGTAGGCGTCGCGGTCGAGCACTAACCCGACGCTCGCCTTCGTCGCGTCCGAGCGCTCGAAGTTATCGAACGGAATGACCCACATCCAGCCGCCGTCGAAGACGTGGTGGAGTGTCCCGTCGTGGAGACGGTTCGACTGTCCGGGACGGTCGGCTTCGGCGATCACGTCGTCGAACGGCTCCAGTCCCTCTACGTGTGCGAAGATGGCCCGAGAGTCGGTGGCGAACGCTGGCGCGTCCTCGCGGTAGCCGCGCTCCTCGGCGAGGACCGAGTTGCCACCGGTCGCGTCGACGTAGAAGGCGGCTGTCGTCGTCCCGTCGTCGGTGGTGACGGTAACCTCATCGGAATCGATATCGACATCGACGATGGGCATCTCTTCGACGTATTCGACGCCATACGCCTCGGCGGTCTCGACGAGGTAGTGGTCGATATCGGCGCGCAGGAAGTGACTCTCGCTGTAGAACGGCAACTGCGGCGGGATGAGTTGGTGGACGTCGTCGCCGTCGAACGACTCGCCCTCTCGGTGGTAGCTGAACGCAATCGAGTGTTTGATCCCGCACGACGACGTGATGTTGTTTACGACCTCGTTTGCGTCGCTCAGATACCGTATCTCCGGGATATCGAAGTATTCGCCGACTATCCACATCCACATCGAACTCTGTGGTAACAGTCCTTCACCGATGACGAAGCGTGGATGTGCACCCGCCTCGACCAGCAGCACGTCCAGCCCGGCGTCGGCGAGGATCGTCGCCGTCGTCGATCCGGCGATGCCGGATCCGCCCACGATTACGTCGTAGTCGGTGGTCATCGTTCCCCTCTGCATATTGCCGCCGTAGCCACAGTGGGAACGGGTGTCGTCCTGTGTAGCACCATACCATCCATGGTGTCAGGTGGTTGATTTCCGCGGTTATAGTCACCGGTGGGACAATGTTTCACAGCTGAACAGTCCGGTGATTCCTGAAACGTTATATCGGACAGTGAAGATGTGAGCGTATGGATCAATCGGCACTCGATGACGACATTCAGTTGCTGCGACGGGCTCCGATGCTGGCTGCCTGTCGTAATGATCCTGTGAGTCGCTCGACTATCGCAGAACGGGCGGACTGTTCGCGGACAACAGCGTACCGGGCGACGACTGAACTCGTCGAAGAGGGGCTACTCGGAAAAGTCGACGACGGCTATCGACTCACTGGCTTCGGGACGACGACGCTCGATCGCATCGAACAGTTCCGGGCGGCACTCGATGGAGCCAGACAACTCCGGCCGGTGTTGGACTATATCGACGCCCCAGTGTTGCGTGCAAACGCCCATCTGTTCGCGGACGCGACGGTCATCGAGGCTGACTCCGAGGCACCCTACGCCATCGAACAGCACCTAGAGTCCATCATTGCCAACACCAACGAGCGCATCTACGGCGTCTCGACGAGTTTCGGCTCACCGATAACCCTCACCCGAACGGTCGACCGAGTCGAGGCTGGCGTCGAGTTCGAGTGGGGCCTCCCACGAGCGGTACTCGATCGCCTCGAAAACCAGCACGGCGACTTGCACACAACGGTTCGAGCCCATCAGAATACCACTGTGCACATCGTTGAGGACGCGGTGGTCGACTTCTCCCTCTACGACGACACGCTCGTGCTCACTGGCTTCGACAGCGACCGCGGAACGCTGGCTGCCGTCGCTATCACGGATAGCCCCGACGCCCGTGCATGGGCCGATAGACTCTACCGTCGATACAGGCATCGGGCAGATACACTCGATTCGACAGCGCAGTCTGGATAGGCGATTCCGAAAAGCGAGCAGGAATTCGGGCAAAATTCGCGCCACAACGGGGACGCCGCGGAAGGAAAGAGCGCCCGCCGACTCGCTCACACGACTCCCCCACCTGTCCCCGGAAACCCAGCGACTGGTCGGTGCTATTCTTTATCTCCCGCTCTGTATTCCATAGTATGGGGAGTCACGGAGCGCTACGAGCACCACGCGATTTTCGAGAGCGGGTGCAGTTTTACCTCGTAGACCACCGAACGCCGCTCGGGAAGGCGATCGATATCTGGCTACTGGTGTTGAACCTGCTGTTCGTCGGCGTCTTCGTCGCACAAACGTACTCCGTTTCGGCGACGATGGAGGCGTGGCTGTGGCGATTCGAAGTCGGCATCGCACTCGTGTTCGTAGCGGAGTACGTCCTCAGGCTGTACGGTGCCCAGAACCGCCTTGCGGAGTTCACGAACCCGTATACGATGGTCGACTTGCTATCGGTGTTCCCGACGATGGCCGTGTTGTTCCTGCCTATTCCCGTGATCATCATCAATATCGGGTTCCTCCGGGTCATTCGCGTCGTTCGGGTGCTTCGGTTCTACCGATTTACGCAGGACGAGGAGTTCTTCTTCGGAACCGTGTCGGTCGGCACCCTCCGGACCATGAAACTCCTGCTGACGGTGTTGGTCATCTTCTTTGTCTCCGCGGGCCTGTTCTTCAGCGTCGAGCACCGGGTAAATCCCGCCGTGAACAACTTCGGTGACGCGTTCTACTACACGGTCGTAACCCTCACGACTGTCGGGTTCGGAGACATAATTCCGCTCACCTGGATGGGCCGGTGGGTGACGGTGGCTGGCGTGCTCGCCGCTATCATCCTCGTCCCGTGGCAGGCCGGGAAGATAGTTCGAGAATGGGCGCACCGGGAGAAAGTCAACGTCACGTGTCCCCAGTGTGGTCTCTCCTACCACGACCCGGATGCGTCGCACTGTAAAGCGTGCGGGCACGTCATCTATCAGGAGTACGACTCGCGGCAGTAGGGTAGAAGATAGAGAAACCGCATACGTTCCCGATATCTTCGGCCACCCCTCCGGCGGCAACGGGAGCAGTTCGAAACCCCCCGCAAGTCACAATGCAATGTTGATATTTGTGGCGACGATTCGGTCGACTTCATACCCCAACTGATTTGTACCTGTACTGACTTCAGCGTATGAACGAATCTTTAGTATCGAATCTGATAATTGCACCACACAACCCAATTCACAATCATGATACAAAATCACGCCCGCATTCGTGTAGTTTTTATTTCAATTATACTTGTTTTGATGGTGGTCGTCGGGACTGGCCCACCAGCGGTGAGGGGTGCAACCAATATAACCACCTATATAAATAACGAAGATCGGGTGATTGCTCCGTCAGAGTCCTTTGGCTATTATACGGTCGGTCTCTCCGGGGATCACTACATCTACGTCGTCCTCGACGAGAATGGTGACGGGTTTTACAACGCTACTGAACAATACATGAACGTCTCAGTTTCCACGAGCGATAACTCCTTTAACGACCGTTTTCCTGCCGGAAAGACCGCTGGCTTGGATGGAACGTACGACGTGTATGCGGTTAGCGACAATTCCTTCCCCGATAAAACGCTCGACGCTGGCGATAACCTGACGAGCGGGACACCAGCCCAAGTCACCATCGACGGCAGCGCGCCGTGGGTCTCCGACGTGAACCTCACGAACCCGTCGGGCCAAACGCTCGAATTCTCCTTCACGACGAACGAGCAGTTGAACGGAACGTCCGTCTCGCTCACCGGCCCGGAACCGACGACGACGTTCACCAAGGGCGATTTCACCGAAACCAACGACAGCGGAACCTACACGTACACCGTCTCCTACGCGGGGGCGAGCGACGGCGACTACACGGCGGACGTCACGCTCGCCAACGATACGGTCGGCAACGACGCCGCGACCAACCAGTCGGCGTCGGCGCTGACGGACAGCGTTACCGTCGATACGGTTCCGCCAGGGCTACAGAGTATCGAGACGGAAGTCGGGAGCACCACCGCGGTGCTCACGTTCAACGAGAGCGTCGTCGATGAGGGCGGCAACGCGCTCACCGCGGGCGACCTGCAGTTCACGGACGGCAACGGGGGTGGCGCGACGAGCATCAGTTCGGTGAGTCACACGGCCGGGTCGGACACGGCGACGGTGACGTTCGACGCCGCCGTTTCGGCGACCGACCTCGGGAACGACACCATCGCCCCGAATGCGAGTCGCGTGTACGACCCGTACGGGAACGCCGCGGTGACGGCGGCGAAATCGTTGCGGGATACGGTGGGACCGAACGCGCCGACCGGCGCGTCGGCGTCCGACATCAACGCGAGCAATCAGGGCGATTACACCGTCTCGGTGACGCTGCCGGACGACCACGAGGCAGGAACGGTACAACTGTCGCTCGACGGCGGAGCGGTGACGAACAGCACGACGGTCGCGGCCGAATCCGACGCCGATTCGAGCGGCGAGACGGTCACGTTCGGCAACCTCGACGCGTCCGGCCTCGCCGAGGGGTCGATTTCGATAGGTGCGACGTTCACCGACTACGGCGGGAATTCGAACGCCGCGCCGGGACTGGCGAGCGTGACGAAGGACACCGGTCTCCCGGGAGTGGTCGACGCCAGCATCTCGAACGCGCCGATCGGGACGTACGATACCGGGACCCAGCAGACCGTGACCGTCGCGTTCGACGAGGCCCTGAACCAGAGCATCTCCCCGACGGTCGAAATCACGAACCTCAACCGGACCTACGCCGTCAGCGGGGGGTTCGACGACGCCACGACGTGGACGGGGACGGTCACCATCGCGGACGACGACGAACAGCGGACGGCGACCATCGCGGTATCGAACGCGACCGACACGGTGGGGAACGTGATGACCCCCGACGGGTCGAACACGTTTCAGGTCGATAGCACGGGACCGGCGAAGCCCGATTCGACCGCCGCGGGCAACGTCACGCGGAGCAACCGAACCGACTACAACGTCACGGTGACCTTCGTTACCAATTCACAGGCCGACGAAGTGAGCGTCAAGGTGACGGACGGAACGACGGCAGTCGTTTCCAATCGGAGCATCACGCCCGGAACCGAGACGGTGACCGTCACCGGAATCGACGTGTCCTCGCTGGACGACGGCGCGATTACGGCGACCGCGCTGGCGCTCGACGGCGGGTATGCCAACACGGAGGGGTACGCCGCCCCGACGACGGTGACGAAGGACACGAAACGGCCGAGCGCGTCGTCGATAACCATCGGCGACGGCGAAATCAACGATGCGGACGCCGGAACCGCACGGACGGTGACGGTCACGTTCGACGAGGCGATGAACCGGAGCGTGAGTCCGACCGTGGCAGTCACGGACCTCAATCGAACGTACACCGTCAGCGGCGGGTTCGACAGCGACACGACGTGGACGGGGACGGTCACCATCGCGGACGACGACGAGACGACGACGGGGAACGTCACGGTGTCCGGTGCGGCGGACAGCATCGGCAACGGACTGGTGGCGGCGACCCACGCGTTCTCGGTCGATACGGAGACGCCGACGATAACCGGGTTCGGCGTGACGCACACCGGCGGCGGAACGGTCGCGGTGTCGTTCAACGCCAGCGAATCCCTCGACGCGGCGTCCGTCGCTCTCGATACGCCGTCGGGGACGACGACGCTGGGGTCGTTCACCGAATCCGGGAGCGGTCCGTACGAGTACACCGCGACGTATTCGAGCGGCGGCGACGGGTCCTACACGGCCACGCTGGACGCGGCGCGGGACGCGGCGGGCAACGACGGGGCGACGGGGCAGTCCGACGGCGTGACCGTGGACACGACGCCCCCGACGTTCGGGAATCCGACGCCCGAGGGTGCGACCGTCACCGACAACGAGTCCGTGCTCTCCGTCGATATCGCCGACGCGACCGGGAGCGTCGATGGCGGTTCGATTCGCGTCACGGTGGACGACGCGAACGGAACGAAGCTCGCCGCCGTCGGAACGGCCCACGGCGGCGTGTCCTTCGGCGGCGGGACGCTCACCATCGACCCGACGGGGGCCGGAATCAGGTTGGCCGACGGCGGCGTGAACGTCACCGTCTCGGCGAACGACACGGCGGGCAACGGGAACGCGACCGAGTTCTCGTTCGTCGTCGATACGACGGCACCGACGTTCGCCGACCCCGTTCCGACCGGAACGGTGACGGACAACCGGACGGCGATTAACGTGGACATCGCCGACGCGACGACGAACGTGGACGAGGGGAGCATCCGGGTGACGCTCAGCAACGCGAGCGGACAGTTGTTCGGCGGCGGAACCGCAACTGACGGCGTGTCCTTCGGCGGCGGGACGCTCACCATCGACCCGACGGGAACGGGGATTCCGACGCTGCCGAACGGTACCGTCACCGTGAACGTCTCGGCGAACGATACGGTCGGGAACGAGGGAACGACCGGGTACGCGTTCGGCGTGGACGTGCCGCCCTACATCAGCGGTTTCGCGGCGACGAAGGCCGGAGGCATGGACGTTGACGTGTCGTTCGATTCGACGGACCAACTCGACGCGGTGGGGGTCGCGGTGAGCGGCGCGGAGAGCGGCACGCTCACGACGAGCGACTTCACCGCGACACCGGACG is part of the Haladaptatus paucihalophilus DX253 genome and encodes:
- a CDS encoding deoxyhypusine synthase, which gives rise to MNDDHGDGDDHDEHHVHREEFHHDPIAHAEVRAGMTVGELADEYGAAGVGAANLHKAVDIYADMLSDDVTNFFGLAGAMVPTGMRKIVADLIRDGHIDALVTTGANLTHDAIEGIGGKHHHGRDEQDDKSMREHDEQLRDEEVDRIYNVYLPQEHFALFESHLRSEVFPNIEETVTIQRMVEELGRANSEVNEREGIEEDAGIAAAAYENDVPIYCPAVQDSVLGLQAWMYSQTSDFQLDALKDMTHLTDLAFEAETSGAMVVGGGVPKNYVLQTMLVSPKAYDYAVQLTMDPPQTGGLSGATLDEARSWGKLEKAARNVSVYADATITLPLVVAAARERIE
- a CDS encoding pyridoxamine 5'-phosphate oxidase family protein, whose amino-acid sequence is MADVLPDDAEACLAEESVMAHLATCSDDRPHVAPVWYHYDDGTVSILTGGRKLANIRENPRVAVSVQQDTAGRAEWKVTMQGTAMVVEDEEETLKAAERINPRYGADADAYPENTLVKIEVGSGTFTRY
- a CDS encoding NAD(P)/FAD-dependent oxidoreductase, whose product is MTTDYDVIVGGSGIAGSTTATILADAGLDVLLVEAGAHPRFVIGEGLLPQSSMWMWIVGEYFDIPEIRYLSDANEVVNNITSSCGIKHSIAFSYHREGESFDGDDVHQLIPPQLPFYSESHFLRADIDHYLVETAEAYGVEYVEEMPIVDVDIDSDEVTVTTDDGTTTAAFYVDATGGNSVLAEERGYREDAPAFATDSRAIFAHVEGLEPFDDVIAEADRPGQSNRLHDGTLHHVFDGGWMWVIPFDNFERSDATKASVGLVLDRDAYPVDESVTPEEEFFGIVERFPGIAHHLEGVEPTMPWIRTGRLQRSASRSSGHRHFLTGSTYGFVDPLYSLGLVHTFESVFVSTNLLLDAFEAEDFSAERFERLDELHREQTETVDATVSNAYKALGDFAVWNAWAQFALAQMLFEDLYIQRHCFDYLESGECAVFDGLLTERRPGDEAPFAPDASAIFEITSVALDDYATGEVSAEAAAEVILGELRDAEWLPKHVYDWGNEDARHVDFSDPELVEAFITWGKTESPDHLREQLFDFQLPEME
- a CDS encoding helix-turn-helix transcriptional regulator, which encodes MDQSALDDDIQLLRRAPMLAACRNDPVSRSTIAERADCSRTTAYRATTELVEEGLLGKVDDGYRLTGFGTTTLDRIEQFRAALDGARQLRPVLDYIDAPVLRANAHLFADATVIEADSEAPYAIEQHLESIIANTNERIYGVSTSFGSPITLTRTVDRVEAGVEFEWGLPRAVLDRLENQHGDLHTTVRAHQNTTVHIVEDAVVDFSLYDDTLVLTGFDSDRGTLAAVAITDSPDARAWADRLYRRYRHRADTLDSTAQSG
- a CDS encoding ion transporter encodes the protein MGSHGALRAPRDFRERVQFYLVDHRTPLGKAIDIWLLVLNLLFVGVFVAQTYSVSATMEAWLWRFEVGIALVFVAEYVLRLYGAQNRLAEFTNPYTMVDLLSVFPTMAVLFLPIPVIIINIGFLRVIRVVRVLRFYRFTQDEEFFFGTVSVGTLRTMKLLLTVLVIFFVSAGLFFSVEHRVNPAVNNFGDAFYYTVVTLTTVGFGDIIPLTWMGRWVTVAGVLAAIILVPWQAGKIVREWAHREKVNVTCPQCGLSYHDPDASHCKACGHVIYQEYDSRQ
- a CDS encoding PGF-pre-PGF domain-containing protein, with the protein product MNVSVSTSDNSFNDRFPAGKTAGLDGTYDVYAVSDNSFPDKTLDAGDNLTSGTPAQVTIDGSAPWVSDVNLTNPSGQTLEFSFTTNEQLNGTSVSLTGPEPTTTFTKGDFTETNDSGTYTYTVSYAGASDGDYTADVTLANDTVGNDAATNQSASALTDSVTVDTVPPGLQSIETEVGSTTAVLTFNESVVDEGGNALTAGDLQFTDGNGGGATSISSVSHTAGSDTATVTFDAAVSATDLGNDTIAPNASRVYDPYGNAAVTAAKSLRDTVGPNAPTGASASDINASNQGDYTVSVTLPDDHEAGTVQLSLDGGAVTNSTTVAAESDADSSGETVTFGNLDASGLAEGSISIGATFTDYGGNSNAAPGLASVTKDTGLPGVVDASISNAPIGTYDTGTQQTVTVAFDEALNQSISPTVEITNLNRTYAVSGGFDDATTWTGTVTIADDDEQRTATIAVSNATDTVGNVMTPDGSNTFQVDSTGPAKPDSTAAGNVTRSNRTDYNVTVTFVTNSQADEVSVKVTDGTTAVVSNRSITPGTETVTVTGIDVSSLDDGAITATALALDGGYANTEGYAAPTTVTKDTKRPSASSITIGDGEINDADAGTARTVTVTFDEAMNRSVSPTVAVTDLNRTYTVSGGFDSDTTWTGTVTIADDDETTTGNVTVSGAADSIGNGLVAATHAFSVDTETPTITGFGVTHTGGGTVAVSFNASESLDAASVALDTPSGTTTLGSFTESGSGPYEYTATYSSGGDGSYTATLDAARDAAGNDGATGQSDGVTVDTTPPTFGNPTPEGATVTDNESVLSVDIADATGSVDGGSIRVTVDDANGTKLAAVGTAHGGVSFGGGTLTIDPTGAGIRLADGGVNVTVSANDTAGNGNATEFSFVVDTTAPTFADPVPTGTVTDNRTAINVDIADATTNVDEGSIRVTLSNASGQLFGGGTATDGVSFGGGTLTIDPTGTGIPTLPNGTVTVNVSANDTVGNEGTTGYAFGVDVPPYISGFAATKAGGMDVDVSFDSTDQLDAVGVAVSGAESGTLTTSDFTATPDGTGGYTYAATYTGRTDGNYTFELVTADDGRTDGATGQTETVLVDDTAPAVTLSAPDGGATVRGGEAIPIEWTATDSVSVDTVSIAYSTDGGGNWTTVRSDTANDGTEDWTIPAVDSGSVSVRVSATDTSGNVGSDASDATFAIDSTAPTVGNYTVTNPGGQDVTVTFDADERLATISAAVSGSESGTLTRADFSETATGSGTYTYAATYAGSSDGNYTATLNVAADDAGNDGASGQSESADVDTTTPSLSNFRLTNPSGRNLTVAFDSDEPLGTLEVAISGAESATLTLADFSRSGTTYTATYRSGADGNYTATLNAAADGAGNDGASGETDGIGIDTTPPTISNVSVSNPTRQEVRLRFDSSERLSAVRVTVSGAETATLTRSNPSANGGTYVVTYTGSVDGTYTATLDQALDDAGNDGSSGESGTVTVDATPPSVSTVNATNPAGNEIRVRIESSEQLSSLDVAISGAENETLTLADFAENDTTYTASYDGSSDGQYDVTLVGFADTADNEGTAGQTDSVTLQARPPTISNFVATNPADRRVVVGFDSSDHLSAATVTIGGAENATLTLPDFTENGTSYTATYNGSVDGTYTATLDQALDDAGNDGSSGEVASVTINTTRTGTGGNGTGGGDGGGGGSGGNGSDGSGGSGNDGGGNGSSPGTGSGSDSTGTDADAHDPKLSVDVTRGTNETTNVSVRNADANQRVGVAFGNETGSNGVNLSRLNLTVERPMDYSLTVNASAARLGDASDFGGHAVGFVEVDHSVRDADIDGAGLTFRIDTRRFEETGMDATEAVVYRYHGGRWNALDTSVVGRDGGEYVLRADSPGLSVFAVGLRDADLLSVTGASLSKPSAAVGAPVTASATITNRGNWLANDSLAVTANGTTLAARTVTIPAGETVTVTFDVTRDHPGTYGIAIDDVSAGTVAFSRAADENRETSRTTTTDVGTTKETSTATLRATPGTTEKAFDAGTTRQTGGGPNGWLFAGLAVVAVLVALLVRRVR